A DNA window from Labeo rohita strain BAU-BD-2019 unplaced genomic scaffold, IGBB_LRoh.1.0 scaffold_283, whole genome shotgun sequence contains the following coding sequences:
- the LOC127160049 gene encoding interferon-induced transmembrane protein 1-like, producing the protein MAMQSYSAPEGIPMQDNRAYTAQSVTVSMPDQKISDDIIFSTFSLHFCNICCLGFGAFYNSIKARDSRLLGDFPKARSYGAKARCLNIAAVIFGSIVMLIFLIILVKAYILAMSALEQIRDKLFLFYFILFYFICTCVAFGFLNTFH; encoded by the exons ATGGCAATGCAGAGCTATTCAGCGCCTGAGGGTATCCCGATGCAGGACAATAGAGCCTACACTGCCCAGTCAGTAACAGTGTCCATGCCTGACCAAAAAATCAGTGATGATATAATTTTCTCCACATTCAGTCTTCACTTCTGTAACATCTGCTGTCTTGGGTTTGGAGCCTTTTACAACTCAATAAAG GCCAGGGACAGCAGATTGCTGGGAGACTTCCCAAAGGCACGGTCTTACGGTGCCAAAGCTCGCTGCCTAAACATTGCTGCCGTCATTTTTGGTTCCATCGTTATGCTTATCTTCCTCATCATCCTTGTCAAGGCATATATTCTAGCCATGTCAGCTTTGGAACAGATTCgtgataaattatttttattttattttattttattttattttatttgtacctGTGTTGCCTTTGGTTTTCTTAATAcctttcattaa